The Raphanus sativus cultivar WK10039 unplaced genomic scaffold, ASM80110v3 Scaffold4562, whole genome shotgun sequence genome segment GCAGGCCGGTTaggaagagaggcgcctggaaccagatctatttggtgttcaataCCACGGAAAGGAGGCAGACCTGCTGgactatcttctggaaacacatcaccATAATCCTGCAAGATGAATTGAAGATCTTTCGGAAGCTCCGGTGCAAGGTTAGAAGCAGTTAGTGCACctttaaaaacaaagagaagtaaAGGTTGTTTAAGAAAGAAAGCTTTCTTAACCTCACTGTTTTTGGCCATAAGATTAGACCCCATCTTATGTGATTCAGTTGAATCTTTCTTGGCTTCTTGGCGTCGGAGTTTAAGCTGCAGTTGATCCTCATGCACTTCTTGTGGAGATAAGGGAGCTAGAACAATCTTCTTGTCTCGGTGGGTGAAAGAATGGCGGTTTGTAAAACCATCATGGATTGCTCTTTTATCAAACTGCCAGGGCCTTCCTAAGAGGATGTGGCTGGAATCCATAGGTAGAACGTCACACACTATCTCATCCTGGTAtctcccaatggttataggaaccattaCTTGTTCAGTAACCATCAACTCGCCTCCTTCATTCAGCCATTGAAGTGGGTAAGGTTTAGGATGCTTTCCTGTTTTCAATccaagctttgctacaagagattcactagcaacattagtacaactcccaccatctataatcaagctacaaactttatcataaacagtacaacgagtatgaaagagattctccctttgatctatgtcttctggtttggattggacctgaagggatcttcttgtaaccaggagctgACCTCGGACTGGATAGTCTATCAACTCTTCTTCTGAGGCATCAAcattctcttcctcagatatCATATCACCATTATCCAAAAGTagcatcaccttcttgttggtacactcattggcatagtgtccaAAACCatgacacttgaaacacttcacatctcttgctCTGGTTGCTGGTGCCTTTCCTTTATCATCACGCTGATATCCCTTGAGTTCCTCCTTTGCATTCACAATTGGTTTCTCATCCTTGGTAGTGGACGTCTTGTAGTTGTTGCCATAGGAACCCTTGGTTGGATGCTTTCTCTTTAGTTGCTGCTCTATGAGGATAGACTTGTGTAGCAACTCAAAGATATCCTCATACTCATACATCTCTATGCGATCCTGAATATCTCTGCTTAACCCAGCCTGGAAGCGAGCCATGGTAGCTTCAGCTGACTCGTCTACACCACCTTTAAGCATAAGAgtttccatctcctgatagtatTCCTCTACTCCCCTCGTGCCTTGGGTAAGCCTTCTGAGTTTTTGATGCACATCTTTCCCATAATAGCTTGGCACAAAGCGTTTCTTCataagagtcttgagttcataccaggatgcaacttgtgcttctccagtcctccttcttgaagtaacaatctgatcccaccaatgcaacgcataaccattgaactcagttacagcaagcctcaccttcttcttttccGAATAGTCTTGGCAGTCAAACaccaattcaatcttcttctcccaatcaAGATAGTCATCGGGATTGCTAGTGCCTCCAAAGACAGGTATCCGAAGCTTAAGGTTCCCAAGACGATCATCAGGTCTCTCCCTTGGTGCACGTCGAGTAGTATGTCTAGTTTGAGACATTGCACGGTCTGATCTGGTTTGAGAAGCTCCACGTCCTGACCTGATGGACCTTTCTGTTCGATCTTCATCTGTGCTACGTCCAGAAGAGGAGTCTAGATCATTAGCAACGGTAGGTCGTTTTCCTCTCCTCTTTTCCCTAGCTGCTCTCCTAACCTGTGAAGTATtacccaaaacatcattagtagaACGGGTAACCCCAGCAAACTCAAGCTTTTTATCCATCTCATGCATAAGAGTAGCTATCAAGGCATCCATCTGAGTTTTATCCAGTCTAGCTGCTGGTCTTCCCTCTCGTTCCAGATCACTTTCAGACATGACTTCCTGTTAAGAAACTCGACAAGAAAAGTAAGTACACAAGTATTATAGTTGAAGCCTCACAAGtatttctctcaagtgtttctctcaactttGTGGTGAAGTTTCTTTGTGAATCCAAGAGCTCAGCAGTCAACAAAGATCAATGCTTCAAAGAACAAAACCCCAACCCcaactaaagaaagagatagacagtattaagggatttaatgggcagggagctttaccaccagagactggatttctcttcagtctagctggatttctcttcagctttcttagatactttgatctttctttttttttttttaactggttggcccccccgcaatattagatagatagataagagaATGGAGTTTCACAGAGATCAATCGAGGTTCCCaaaacgaaagagagaagaatttaaagagtttttgcgaaacaaaccctagatcacgagccttcaatctgctctgataccacctgatagaaccctggttgtaatatggttcactttccctgatctttgaaggttggatcaatggtttgatggtttgatgggtgtttgcggaatggtaaaagggtgatgatagatggttttgtggatgggaactcacggatggatgattgatggatagatgagagactttgatcaagagaatgaactcaagTAAGGATCAAAGccaagttgcaattggagaatgaactcctcagcagatcaatgttcaaagatgaacaagggattcacaatgataagagagattttaatcaaaaaggtgaatgatcttattgaaatcgaaaccaaagtatttgtagaaaaggaaaacaacatgggaaaacaaagcaaagactaagacttgtagtt includes the following:
- the LOC130507456 gene encoding uncharacterized protein LOC130507456, giving the protein MSESDLEREGRPAARLDKTQMDALIATLMHEMDKKLEFAGVTRSTNDVLGNTSQVRRAAREKRRGKRPTVANDLDSSSGRSTDEDRTERSIRSGRGASQTRSDRAMSQTRHTTRRAPRERPDDRLGNLKLRIPVFGGTSNPDDYLDWEKKIELVFDCQDYSEKKKVRLAKRFVPSYYGKDVHQKLRRLTQGTRGVEEYYQEMETLMLKGGVDESAEATMARFQAGLSRDIQDRIEMYEYEDIFELLHKSILIEQQLKRKHPTKGSYGNNYKTSTTKDEKPIVNAKEELKGYQRDDKGKAPATRARDVKCFKCHGFGHYANECTNKKVMLLLDNGDMISEEENVDASEEELIDYPVRAKLGLKTGKHPKPYPLQWLNEGGELMVTEQVMVPITIGRYQDEIVCDVLPMDSSHILLGRPWQFDKRAIHDGFTNRHSFTHRDKKIVLAPLSPQEVHEDQLQLKLRRQEAKKDSTESHKMGSNLMAKNSEVKKAFFLKQPLLLFVFKGALTASNLAPELPKDLQFILQDYGDVFPEDSPAGLPPFRGIEHQIDLVPGASLPNRPAYRTNPDETKELQRQVDELMEKGHIRESMSPCAVPVLLVPKKDGSWRMCVDCRAINNITVKYRYPIPRLDDMLDELHVYFDDILIYSKNMIEHVNHLKTVLEVLRKESLFANFKKSQGIKVDEEKIKAIREWPIPKNVSEVRSFHGLAGFYRKFVKDFSTIAAPLTEEKRPIAYFSEKLGGAMANYPTYDKELYALIRALET